Proteins encoded within one genomic window of Dyadobacter chenhuakuii:
- the treZ gene encoding malto-oligosyltrehalose trehalohydrolase produces MIDNEKLIPGVRFNEFGEAQVVVWAPELEEIALLLENTQEQRPLKKQEMGYWLLRTDALKPGDLYQFVVKDKPQPDPASLWQPQGVHGPSAAYDVRNFKWTDKDLPQLALKDYIIYELHTGTFTEEGTFAAMESKLDYLVELGINAIEIMPVSQFAGARNWGYDGVLPYCVQDSYGGPEALQHLVNACHKKGIAVILDVVYNHIGPEGNVLPQYGPYFTDKYNTPWGDALNFDSPWCDGVREYFVENVLMWFRDFHIDALRMDAVHAIKDMSPVHILQEMRTHVDELAQQTGKSHYLIVEMDLNDTRYIKPIANGGYGMDGQWIDEFHHALRVSSGQQRSGYYSDFEPITSLAKSYKDAYVYDGGFSEHRKRKFGVKADGHSGEQFVVFSQNHDHVGNRMLGERTSQLVSFEMQKLLAGAVFVSPYLPMLFMGEEYSESNPFQYFVSHTDPELAEAVRKGRKREFAAFHLDGEAPDPMSEETFNNSKLQWSLPEEGQHKTMLQFYKELIRLRKSQPALTSNDREALEVEPNTVNETITLRRWTSEQQIVAVLNFSKTVREMWLPEQGSGWKKLIASSDQVWNGLGNVTDPPADRLIMLPPESFAIFTDSVF; encoded by the coding sequence ATGATAGATAACGAAAAATTGATACCGGGTGTACGGTTCAACGAATTCGGTGAGGCGCAGGTGGTCGTATGGGCTCCCGAATTAGAAGAAATTGCATTGCTGCTGGAAAACACACAGGAGCAGCGTCCGCTAAAAAAGCAGGAAATGGGTTACTGGCTGCTGAGGACCGATGCGCTGAAACCGGGCGATCTATACCAGTTTGTAGTAAAAGATAAGCCACAGCCGGATCCCGCATCCCTATGGCAGCCTCAGGGCGTTCACGGACCTTCCGCTGCCTACGACGTTCGTAATTTCAAATGGACCGATAAGGACCTCCCGCAACTGGCGCTGAAAGATTACATTATCTATGAGCTCCATACCGGGACTTTTACAGAGGAAGGCACATTTGCAGCAATGGAAAGCAAGCTGGATTATCTGGTTGAACTCGGTATTAATGCGATTGAAATTATGCCTGTTTCGCAATTTGCGGGCGCGCGTAACTGGGGCTATGATGGGGTTCTTCCTTATTGTGTCCAGGATTCTTACGGCGGGCCGGAGGCGTTACAGCATCTTGTAAACGCCTGTCACAAGAAGGGAATCGCGGTTATCTTGGATGTCGTTTACAATCACATCGGCCCGGAAGGCAATGTGCTGCCGCAGTACGGCCCTTATTTTACGGATAAATACAACACACCCTGGGGCGACGCGCTCAATTTTGACTCTCCCTGGTGCGATGGCGTCCGGGAATATTTTGTCGAAAATGTGCTGATGTGGTTCCGGGATTTCCACATCGATGCGTTGCGGATGGATGCGGTTCATGCCATAAAGGACATGAGTCCCGTGCATATCTTGCAGGAAATGAGGACGCATGTCGATGAGCTGGCTCAGCAGACTGGGAAAAGTCATTACCTAATCGTGGAGATGGACCTGAATGACACACGTTACATTAAGCCGATCGCAAATGGCGGTTACGGCATGGACGGACAGTGGATAGATGAATTTCACCATGCATTGCGCGTTTCCTCAGGCCAGCAGCGAAGCGGTTACTACTCTGATTTTGAGCCTATAACATCCCTGGCTAAGTCGTATAAAGATGCCTACGTATATGACGGAGGGTTTTCTGAACATCGCAAGCGTAAGTTCGGTGTGAAGGCGGACGGACATTCCGGAGAGCAATTTGTGGTTTTTTCTCAAAATCACGATCATGTAGGAAACCGGATGCTGGGTGAGCGTACAAGTCAGCTTGTCTCGTTTGAAATGCAGAAATTGCTGGCCGGTGCTGTTTTTGTGAGCCCTTATTTGCCGATGCTTTTCATGGGCGAAGAATACAGCGAGAGCAATCCATTTCAGTATTTTGTGAGCCATACCGATCCTGAACTAGCGGAAGCTGTCAGAAAAGGCAGGAAGCGGGAGTTCGCAGCATTCCATTTGGATGGCGAAGCTCCGGACCCGATGTCTGAGGAAACTTTCAATAACTCCAAACTCCAATGGTCACTGCCGGAAGAAGGTCAGCATAAGACGATGTTGCAGTTTTACAAAGAGCTGATCCGTCTGAGAAAATCACAGCCGGCATTAACCAGCAATGATCGCGAAGCATTGGAGGTTGAGCCCAACACGGTAAATGAAACGATTACCCTGCGTCGCTGGACTTCGGAACAGCAGATTGTCGCTGTCCTGAATTTCTCTAAAACGGTACGCGAAATGTGGTTACCAGAGCAGGGAAGCGGCTGGAAGAAACTGATCGCGTCCTCGGACCAAGTTTGGAATGGATTGGGGAATGTTACCGACCCGCCGGCTGACCGACTGATTATGCTGCCGCCGGAGAGCTTTGCTATTTTTACAGATTCCGTATTTTAA
- a CDS encoding DUF3891 family protein, with protein sequence MIVNYQENGWQIISQRAHGLLSGQICFHWKQDLRPERWLETIIATTEHDDAFNEFVNDNTLLNENGGPVNFKMRKFDEDKCEELLQLALSKSRFIALLTSQHLQFLYEKESDKKIIAYCAKLKKWDQKWLNEAQLDEKEIKTAYAILEWCDAFSLLLCQNLVPPEGRKIEISAGPDQQNYELWSPAENELSVTPWPFDVDSFQINFESKTMTQLQFSNVEEFREKLKDAPLTFHTYMIAKH encoded by the coding sequence ATGATTGTTAATTATCAGGAAAATGGCTGGCAGATCATCTCACAGCGCGCGCACGGGCTGCTTTCCGGGCAAATCTGCTTTCACTGGAAACAGGACCTAAGGCCGGAAAGGTGGCTGGAAACGATCATTGCCACAACGGAGCATGACGACGCATTCAACGAATTTGTGAACGATAACACGCTCCTGAACGAGAATGGCGGGCCTGTGAACTTCAAGATGCGGAAATTTGATGAGGACAAATGTGAAGAGCTCCTGCAACTGGCGTTATCCAAAAGCAGATTCATCGCATTGCTCACATCGCAGCATTTGCAGTTTTTATACGAAAAAGAAAGCGACAAAAAGATCATCGCATATTGTGCCAAACTCAAAAAGTGGGATCAAAAATGGCTTAACGAAGCGCAGCTGGATGAGAAAGAGATCAAAACGGCTTATGCTATCCTCGAATGGTGCGATGCATTTTCCTTGTTGCTATGCCAAAATCTTGTCCCGCCCGAAGGCCGCAAAATAGAGATCAGCGCCGGGCCGGATCAGCAGAACTATGAGCTCTGGTCACCGGCCGAAAACGAACTCAGCGTTACTCCGTGGCCTTTTGATGTGGATAGTTTTCAGATTAATTTTGAATCAAAAACAATGACACAACTGCAATTCAGCAATGTGGAAGAGTTTCGGGAGAAATTGAAAGACGCGCCGCTCACATTCCATACTTACATGATTGCAAAACACTGA
- a CDS encoding THUMP domain-containing class I SAM-dependent RNA methyltransferase produces the protein MSYFTTPSRVIITCHKRLAPYLEQEVKDLGFDIEEAFVTGLRIKASINECIKLNLNLYCASQVLYSLGSFTAHHPDDVYRFLLQMPWEDIIAGEGYFSVTSNVQNPTINNSMFANLRVKDAIVDRFRDKKGTRPTTGSDLIGTVIHLFWKNDSAEIFIDTSGDSLARHSYRKIPGRAPMLEALASATILASRWDRNSTFINPMCGSGTLAIEAALIATNSRPGLFRDNFAFMHVLGYDQEIYYAEQDKLEQQIRELPGLRIIATDYSNVAIANAKKNAIAAGVAELIEFECCDFADTEVPKENKGVFFINPEYGDRLGEIAELEETYARIGDFMKQKCGGYFGYVFTGNLDLAKKIGLKAKRRIEFYTSTIDCRLLEYELYEGTRREFNKEPAPLA, from the coding sequence ATGTCATATTTCACAACACCTTCCCGCGTTATTATCACTTGTCATAAACGCCTTGCGCCCTATCTGGAACAAGAGGTTAAGGACCTTGGATTTGATATCGAGGAAGCATTTGTTACCGGATTACGGATCAAAGCATCTATCAATGAGTGCATTAAGCTAAACCTTAATCTCTATTGCGCAAGCCAGGTTTTGTATAGTCTGGGTTCATTCACAGCGCACCATCCCGATGACGTTTACCGGTTTCTGCTGCAAATGCCCTGGGAGGATATCATTGCCGGCGAAGGATATTTTTCCGTTACCAGCAATGTTCAGAACCCGACCATCAATAACAGCATGTTTGCAAACCTGCGTGTTAAGGATGCCATCGTAGACCGTTTCCGCGATAAAAAAGGCACGCGGCCAACCACAGGTTCGGACCTGATAGGCACAGTGATCCACTTATTTTGGAAAAATGATTCTGCTGAAATTTTTATAGACACATCGGGCGATTCGCTTGCGCGGCATAGTTACCGGAAAATTCCGGGCAGGGCGCCCATGCTCGAAGCGCTGGCCTCCGCCACAATTCTTGCCAGCCGCTGGGACCGAAATTCGACATTCATTAATCCAATGTGCGGGTCGGGAACATTGGCCATTGAAGCTGCTTTGATCGCTACTAACAGCCGCCCGGGCCTGTTCAGGGATAACTTCGCATTTATGCACGTGCTTGGCTACGACCAGGAAATATATTACGCTGAGCAAGACAAGCTGGAACAGCAGATCAGGGAACTGCCCGGCTTACGAATTATTGCAACAGATTACAGCAATGTGGCCATTGCCAATGCAAAGAAGAATGCCATCGCAGCCGGCGTAGCCGAACTCATAGAATTTGAATGCTGCGACTTTGCCGATACAGAAGTGCCGAAAGAAAATAAAGGTGTATTTTTTATCAATCCCGAGTACGGCGACCGGCTGGGCGAAATAGCAGAGCTGGAAGAAACATATGCGCGGATTGGCGATTTTATGAAACAAAAGTGTGGCGGATATTTCGGATATGTATTTACCGGAAACCTGGACCTTGCAAAAAAAATCGGATTGAAAGCCAAGCGCAGAATTGAGTTCTATACCAGCACAATAGACTGTCGCTTACTGGAATACGAACTTTATGAAGGAACTCGAAGAGAATTTAACAAGGAGCCCGCACCGCTGGCATAA
- a CDS encoding DUF7133 domain-containing protein: MKKSRFYILFLTISVTLFYCKSNKQTGSQQVVSEKVEKEVPAKAEVSALAPFISPEKTIAKMQVEDGFKVKLIAAEPLVSAPVAMQFDDKARMWVVEMTGYMPDTIGTGEDIPNGNIVILDDKNKDGVYDDRTVVIDSLVLPRAICLIENGILVAEPTSLWFYEIKNDKVGKRTLVDPKYTEGGNVEHQPNGLFRALDNWIYNAKSDKRYRKRGNKWEIEHTHFRGQWGISQDNYGRLYYNNNSQNLIGDYFPAGLGASNKNQKNVAGYNEKWVANNRVFPLHPTPGVNRGYMKNVLDDSLRLTNFTAAAAPVVYRGDLFGDSYAFNAFVPEPSANLIKRNVLSENGYVVKGEQAYKNKEFLASTDERFRPVSLYNGPDGAMYILDMYRGIIQHKTYLTPYLKDQIGKRSLTQPLSSGRIYKIVPKNAKAKPVMIPSGADDLVKLLGHANGWVRDRAQQKLIDGKYNQTVPALRAAIKQTTNPLLAIHALWTLEGLNSLKTEEALAWLRQADWKFRMQGLAVSPALMTPGSYQQFASAFNTMVDANDTLAAPYIALAAKTIQPFDTTAARGLLTKLAAKYPNNRYVSDAIISNLQDQEESFQSEISASLSNPDFLLNKQLQRVISTVQSARGNRNPDMLKKEFPKGEALFTSICQTCHGADGAGIKSLAPPLNQSEWVTGNKDKLISIILYGLTGPVKVNGRVYQTPEVSGDMPGIGYDKDMPSEDIAQLLSFIRKSWRNDADKITTEEVEKTRQKLTGREKAFTESELNGI; encoded by the coding sequence ATGAAAAAGTCCCGATTCTATATTCTTTTCCTGACAATTTCGGTCACATTGTTTTATTGTAAATCCAATAAGCAAACCGGCTCACAACAGGTCGTTTCCGAGAAAGTGGAAAAAGAAGTGCCTGCCAAGGCTGAGGTTTCAGCATTGGCACCATTTATTTCACCCGAAAAGACCATTGCAAAAATGCAGGTGGAAGATGGTTTTAAAGTAAAACTGATCGCCGCCGAGCCGCTCGTAAGTGCGCCCGTTGCCATGCAGTTCGACGACAAGGCCAGAATGTGGGTCGTGGAAATGACGGGTTATATGCCCGACACCATCGGTACAGGCGAAGATATTCCGAACGGGAACATTGTGATTCTGGACGACAAAAACAAAGACGGCGTGTATGACGACCGCACAGTAGTGATCGATTCCCTTGTTCTTCCACGCGCGATCTGTCTTATTGAGAATGGCATACTGGTTGCAGAACCAACCAGCCTCTGGTTTTATGAGATTAAAAATGATAAGGTCGGAAAAAGAACATTAGTCGATCCGAAATACACCGAAGGCGGTAATGTTGAGCACCAGCCTAACGGGCTTTTCCGGGCGCTGGACAACTGGATTTACAACGCCAAATCAGACAAGCGTTACCGCAAGCGCGGCAACAAATGGGAAATTGAACATACGCATTTCCGCGGCCAGTGGGGCATCAGCCAGGATAATTACGGACGCCTTTATTATAACAACAATTCGCAAAACCTGATCGGCGACTATTTTCCGGCAGGACTTGGTGCTTCCAACAAAAACCAGAAGAATGTGGCAGGTTACAATGAAAAATGGGTGGCCAATAACCGCGTTTTCCCATTGCATCCTACACCCGGCGTGAACCGCGGCTACATGAAAAATGTCCTTGACGACAGCCTGCGCCTGACCAACTTCACTGCAGCAGCAGCGCCAGTAGTTTACCGCGGCGACCTGTTTGGCGACAGCTACGCATTCAACGCGTTCGTTCCCGAACCATCGGCAAACCTCATTAAAAGGAATGTGCTCAGCGAAAACGGCTATGTTGTTAAAGGAGAACAGGCATACAAAAACAAAGAATTTCTCGCCAGCACAGATGAGCGTTTTCGCCCGGTAAGCCTGTACAATGGACCGGATGGCGCCATGTATATTCTGGACATGTATCGCGGCATCATCCAGCACAAAACTTATCTGACGCCCTATCTGAAAGACCAGATTGGCAAGCGAAGCCTTACACAGCCACTTTCCAGCGGACGTATTTATAAAATTGTCCCAAAAAACGCAAAGGCTAAACCGGTAATGATTCCCTCGGGCGCCGATGACCTTGTAAAATTGCTGGGCCATGCCAATGGCTGGGTAAGAGACCGCGCACAACAGAAGCTGATCGATGGGAAATATAATCAGACCGTTCCTGCCCTGCGTGCCGCTATTAAGCAGACAACAAATCCGCTGCTTGCTATTCATGCATTATGGACATTGGAAGGCCTTAACTCCCTGAAAACAGAGGAAGCTTTGGCATGGCTTAGACAGGCTGACTGGAAGTTCCGTATGCAAGGCCTTGCCGTTTCGCCAGCATTGATGACGCCCGGTTCCTATCAGCAATTTGCTTCGGCATTCAATACTATGGTGGACGCTAATGACACATTAGCAGCCCCTTACATTGCGCTTGCAGCAAAAACCATCCAACCATTCGATACAACCGCTGCCCGCGGACTGCTTACCAAGCTGGCTGCGAAATATCCAAACAACCGTTACGTCAGCGACGCCATTATCAGCAACTTACAGGATCAGGAAGAAAGTTTCCAATCCGAAATTTCCGCTTCCCTATCCAATCCCGACTTTCTGTTGAACAAGCAATTGCAACGGGTTATCAGCACAGTCCAGAGCGCGCGCGGCAACCGGAATCCCGACATGCTGAAAAAGGAATTTCCCAAAGGCGAAGCATTGTTCACATCCATTTGCCAGACATGCCACGGCGCAGATGGCGCTGGGATCAAGTCGCTCGCTCCGCCATTGAACCAGTCGGAATGGGTTACGGGGAATAAGGACAAGCTCATTTCCATCATTCTTTATGGCTTAACCGGTCCTGTTAAAGTAAATGGCCGCGTGTACCAAACGCCCGAGGTAAGCGGCGATATGCCCGGCATTGGCTACGACAAGGATATGCCTAGCGAAGACATTGCCCAGCTGCTGAGTTTTATCAGAAAATCATGGCGTAATGATGCGGACAAAATCACTACTGAGGAAGTTGAAAAAACGCGCCAGAAGTTAACCGGGCGTGAAAAAGCATTTACAGAAAGTGAGCTGAACGGAATATAG
- a CDS encoding MFS transporter yields MEKSKIGNYRWVICALLFFATTINYIDRQILGLLKPTLEVEFNWTETDYANIVMVFAGCYALGYIIFGNFIDRIGSKLGYSISIIIWSIAAIAHAFVKSTFGFGAVRALLGLGEAGNFPAAVKATAEWFPKRERALATGIFNSGTSIGAVAAPIMVPWLLGAYGWQEAFLITGALGFVWLIFWWLFYEIPSRHKKIKTPEFEYIHSDSEDIATPDQKPIKWAKLVQLPQTWVFISGKLLTDPIWWFFLFWLPSYFATTFALDLKKPSLHLAVVYTATTFGSIGGGYLSSYLIKKMGWAPLRARKTTLLVVAIAVLPIILAQFATDIWVAVGIISIAAAAHQAWSANIFTIVSDIFPKRAVSSVVGIGGMAGSIGSTLFPLLVGSLLDYYKAAGNIGAGYNILFIICGLAYLVAWLIIHFLTKNMKPVEEALRD; encoded by the coding sequence ATGGAAAAATCCAAAATTGGCAATTACCGTTGGGTCATTTGTGCATTGTTATTCTTCGCCACCACAATCAATTACATCGACAGACAAATCCTGGGCTTACTGAAACCCACGCTCGAAGTGGAGTTCAACTGGACCGAAACTGACTATGCGAATATTGTCATGGTATTTGCCGGATGTTATGCCCTGGGTTATATCATTTTTGGAAATTTCATCGACCGGATCGGTTCGAAATTAGGATATTCTATTTCCATCATCATTTGGAGCATTGCTGCCATTGCGCACGCATTTGTCAAAAGCACATTCGGTTTTGGAGCGGTTAGGGCACTTTTAGGCCTTGGGGAAGCCGGTAACTTTCCGGCTGCTGTAAAAGCGACAGCCGAATGGTTTCCCAAGCGCGAACGCGCATTGGCAACCGGTATATTCAACTCCGGAACGAGCATCGGCGCCGTTGCAGCGCCCATAATGGTTCCCTGGTTACTCGGCGCTTACGGCTGGCAGGAAGCATTTCTAATTACAGGTGCGCTGGGTTTCGTGTGGCTGATATTCTGGTGGTTGTTCTACGAAATTCCTTCCAGACATAAGAAAATCAAAACGCCTGAATTTGAATACATTCACAGCGATAGCGAAGACATTGCTACACCGGATCAAAAACCGATCAAGTGGGCTAAGTTGGTCCAACTTCCCCAGACATGGGTTTTTATCAGCGGAAAATTGCTCACCGATCCCATCTGGTGGTTTTTCCTCTTCTGGCTTCCCTCCTATTTTGCTACCACGTTCGCACTGGATCTTAAAAAACCAAGCTTGCATTTGGCGGTCGTATATACGGCAACAACATTCGGCAGCATTGGCGGCGGTTATCTTTCGTCTTATCTGATCAAAAAAATGGGCTGGGCACCATTGCGGGCGCGGAAAACGACATTGCTGGTCGTTGCAATCGCTGTCTTACCGATCATTCTGGCACAATTTGCGACTGATATCTGGGTGGCCGTGGGCATTATCAGCATTGCAGCAGCAGCGCACCAGGCTTGGAGCGCAAATATTTTTACGATTGTATCCGACATTTTCCCAAAGCGCGCGGTAAGTTCCGTCGTAGGAATCGGCGGCATGGCCGGGTCCATTGGCTCCACGCTGTTTCCATTGCTGGTGGGTTCTTTACTGGACTATTATAAAGCAGCGGGGAACATTGGTGCGGGGTACAATATTTTATTCATTATATGCGGCCTGGCCTATCTGGTAGCATGGCTCATCATTCATTTCCTTACCAAAAATATGAAACCGGTTGAAGAAGCGTTAAGAGATTGA
- the surE gene encoding 5'/3'-nucleotidase SurE — translation MKILVTNDDGIYSPGLAALAKIAARFGEVKVVAPDVEQSSMGHAITASRPLSYKKSPIEFDGIDAWRVNGTPADCVALGQHLWDKPDVVLSGINMGPNLGNAMWHSGTLAAAKQAVLFGMKGIALSTPTDKEPDFDALDPFVEKALALLFQNEHLNLVNVNFPHDPQGVRWTRQSVRLYDNQIVPALDPMGRKHYWFTVIPMEPAEEGTDRWAIENNFVSITPLRLDLTNEADLEKAQKDYPVN, via the coding sequence ATGAAAATCCTGGTGACAAACGACGATGGAATATACAGTCCCGGACTCGCTGCCCTGGCAAAAATTGCGGCGCGGTTTGGAGAAGTTAAAGTGGTAGCCCCCGATGTGGAACAATCATCTATGGGCCACGCGATTACAGCTTCCCGGCCACTTTCTTACAAAAAATCCCCGATCGAATTTGACGGCATCGATGCCTGGCGCGTAAACGGCACGCCCGCAGACTGTGTGGCGCTGGGCCAGCACTTATGGGACAAGCCGGATGTGGTGCTTTCGGGCATCAACATGGGGCCAAACCTGGGAAACGCCATGTGGCATTCCGGAACGCTCGCCGCCGCCAAACAGGCCGTATTATTCGGCATGAAGGGAATTGCCCTTAGCACGCCAACCGATAAGGAGCCTGATTTCGACGCATTAGATCCTTTTGTTGAGAAAGCACTGGCCCTTTTATTTCAAAATGAACATTTGAACCTGGTAAATGTCAACTTCCCGCATGATCCGCAAGGTGTGCGCTGGACAAGGCAGTCGGTAAGGCTATACGACAACCAGATCGTGCCTGCGCTTGATCCTATGGGTCGGAAACATTACTGGTTTACGGTAATTCCAATGGAGCCAGCAGAGGAAGGAACGGACCGTTGGGCGATTGAAAACAATTTTGTTTCCATCACGCCGCTCCGCCTCGACCTCACCAACGAGGCCGACCTGGAAAAAGCACAAAAGGACTATCCTGTCAACTAG
- a CDS encoding diacylglycerol/lipid kinase family protein, producing MKNANLLHNPTAGDNDFSEKQLVKQIEAEGFNCEYSSVKEEGWDQFKTETDFLIIAGGDGTVRRVAKALMARKRLDKQYPLALLPHGTANNIATALQISGKPKEIAKRWHEVHLQPFDIGKVYGLKDDRFFLEGFGYGVFPRLMKVMEKIEDEIGDTVEEKLKAALAVLYDVVLNYDAKECRVEADGVSYSGKYLMVEVMNIRSIGPNLVLAPAADPGDGELEIVMIPETQRKKLETYILALINGEDKEFDFTTVRAKNITLRWEGKDMHIDDERIKLENPAEVRIEIQPNMLQFLITKRTDQ from the coding sequence ATGAAAAACGCAAACCTTTTGCATAACCCCACAGCCGGGGATAATGATTTTTCCGAAAAGCAACTAGTGAAACAGATTGAGGCGGAAGGTTTTAATTGCGAATATTCCTCTGTAAAAGAGGAAGGCTGGGACCAGTTCAAAACAGAAACAGATTTTCTTATCATTGCAGGCGGCGACGGGACTGTAAGGCGCGTTGCCAAAGCGCTTATGGCCCGGAAGCGGCTGGACAAGCAATATCCGCTTGCCCTGTTGCCGCATGGAACGGCCAATAACATTGCTACGGCTTTGCAAATCAGCGGCAAACCCAAAGAAATTGCCAAACGCTGGCACGAAGTGCATTTGCAGCCCTTTGACATTGGTAAAGTGTACGGCTTAAAGGACGACCGTTTTTTCCTGGAAGGCTTTGGCTACGGCGTATTCCCGCGCCTGATGAAAGTGATGGAGAAAATAGAAGATGAGATCGGTGATACGGTGGAGGAAAAGCTGAAAGCGGCACTGGCGGTTCTCTACGATGTCGTGCTGAACTACGATGCAAAGGAATGCAGGGTGGAAGCAGATGGCGTTTCATACTCGGGTAAATACCTGATGGTGGAAGTCATGAACATCAGGTCTATCGGCCCCAATCTGGTACTGGCTCCTGCGGCAGATCCGGGAGACGGAGAGCTGGAAATCGTCATGATCCCGGAAACGCAAAGGAAGAAGTTGGAAACATACATTCTGGCGCTGATCAATGGCGAGGATAAGGAGTTTGACTTCACGACTGTCAGGGCAAAGAATATTACGCTGCGCTGGGAAGGTAAGGATATGCATATTGATGATGAGCGCATCAAGCTCGAAAACCCGGCTGAGGTCCGCATTGAAATTCAACCTAACATGTTGCAGTTTCTGATAACAAAACGCACAGACCAATAA
- a CDS encoding NAD(P)/FAD-dependent oxidoreductase gives MITTDICIIGAGPVGLFAVFEAGLLKMRCHLIDALPVVGGQLAEIYPQKPIYDIPGAPGIIAEDLVKNLMLQIEEFKPGFTLGERVEALEKQEDESYIVRTNEGTAVHCKVVVIAAGLGSFEPRKPAVEKLEYFEGKGVHYMVKKPEQFRNQNVVLAGGGDSALDWTIFLADIASRVTLVHRGDTFRGAPDSAEKVFELAEKGKIDLILQSQVSSLGGNGVLKEISITGNDKNVTTIPTDHFIPLFGLSPKLGPIADWNLGVEKSAVIVDTLDYSTNVPRIYAIGDINTYPGKLKLILCGFHEAATMMQSAFKYVYPDQKLSFKYTTVNGVNAF, from the coding sequence ATGATTACCACAGATATTTGCATTATAGGCGCCGGCCCTGTCGGTTTGTTCGCAGTTTTTGAAGCGGGTTTGCTGAAAATGCGCTGCCACTTAATTGATGCGCTTCCCGTAGTAGGAGGCCAGCTTGCCGAAATTTACCCTCAAAAACCTATTTACGATATTCCCGGTGCGCCGGGCATTATCGCCGAAGATCTTGTTAAAAACCTGATGTTGCAGATCGAGGAGTTCAAGCCTGGGTTCACATTGGGCGAGCGCGTGGAAGCGCTCGAAAAGCAGGAAGATGAAAGTTACATTGTCCGTACGAATGAGGGAACTGCTGTGCATTGCAAAGTTGTGGTGATTGCAGCTGGCCTCGGAAGCTTTGAGCCCAGAAAACCAGCCGTTGAAAAACTGGAATATTTCGAAGGCAAAGGCGTGCACTATATGGTCAAAAAACCTGAACAGTTCCGCAACCAGAATGTGGTGCTGGCGGGTGGCGGCGACTCTGCACTGGACTGGACCATTTTCCTTGCCGACATTGCTTCACGCGTAACACTGGTTCACAGGGGAGACACATTCCGGGGCGCGCCGGATTCAGCCGAAAAGGTTTTTGAGCTTGCCGAAAAAGGAAAGATCGACTTAATCCTGCAATCCCAGGTAAGCAGCCTGGGCGGAAATGGTGTTTTGAAAGAAATTTCGATTACAGGCAATGATAAGAACGTAACCACCATTCCCACCGACCATTTTATCCCGCTTTTTGGATTAAGCCCCAAGCTCGGCCCGATTGCCGACTGGAATTTGGGGGTTGAAAAATCGGCCGTTATAGTCGACACACTGGATTACTCCACCAACGTCCCGCGTATATATGCCATAGGCGACATTAACACTTATCCGGGCAAATTAAAACTGATTCTCTGCGGTTTCCACGAGGCGGCCACTATGATGCAGAGCGCATTTAAATATGTGTATCCGGATCAGAAATTAAGTTTTAAATACACAACTGTCAACGGAGTTAACGCTTTTTAG
- a CDS encoding 2Fe-2S iron-sulfur cluster-binding protein, with protein sequence MINIQVEDNNGDRQELEVPVDMGLNLMEMLKAYEYDIQATCGGMGLCATCHIAVLEGGEGLPELNDNELETLDTLPDAESNSRLACQLRCNDQMNGLVIRLKALQEA encoded by the coding sequence ATGATAAATATTCAAGTAGAAGATAACAACGGAGACCGTCAGGAGCTGGAAGTGCCTGTGGATATGGGGCTAAACCTGATGGAAATGCTTAAAGCATATGAATACGACATTCAGGCGACGTGCGGCGGAATGGGACTGTGTGCAACCTGCCACATTGCCGTGCTGGAAGGAGGAGAAGGTTTGCCCGAACTGAACGACAATGAACTGGAAACGCTGGACACCTTGCCGGACGCCGAATCAAACAGCCGCCTGGCCTGCCAGCTCCGCTGCAATGATCAGATGAACGGCCTGGTGATCCGGTTGAAAGCCTTGCAAGAAGCGTAA